The sequence below is a genomic window from Babesia bigemina genome assembly Bbig001, chromosome : II.
CTGATCACGTCGATTCTGCTCATCGCGCACATGTCGATGCTGCCGTTCCAGATGCGTGACGACAACCTCTTCAACCGCATGGAGCTCATGTCGTTGATGtttaactgcttcactggGTTCTTCATCCTCGGCAGCTTCAGCTACGATCTCCACTACAGTGGGCTGGCCCCGTTGTTTGCGAGCTTGTTCTACACGTGTGTCATGCTGTGGTACAGTCTGGTGGAGTGCGGGTTCATAGCCGACTTGCGCCCCGCTTTGCGGCGTCGTATTGGCTGCTTGCCCAACTTCTGGAACGTGTGCCGCAAGCTGCTGACGTGGCATTGCCATTCGCAAATCACGTTTGACTACGACCAAGGCTACCTCGTTATCGAGATGCCGTTCAGCGGCCACGTGAGGACTCGCAGGAGCGCTCTGTTCGCAGGGCGTCGCCGCCAGAAGGTGTCGGTTCACGGCCGTCGATCGCTGTGCCTGTGCGTCGAGCAGTCCGTAAGCCGCTACGTGATGGAACAGAAACACTTCCAGGTACCGCTGTACTGGGAGGAGTTCCTGATCCGTTATTCGTTTGCGTACAAGGCTTTGAACCGTCGTCTCCGCAGCAGCAACGTCGTCAGCGCCAACTTGCGCGTGACGGACATGTTCCATCCCGACATCTTCGACGCCGGCCCTATCAACCCGTGGCAGCTCAGCATTGCGATCCTCAACGTGCCCCTATCCACGCTAGTGTCCTGTTACAAAGACTTCGAGAGGGGCAAGCTCGGTGCGCTGTATGAGCTGCGGTGCCGGTACGAGGAGTTGTCCTCCGGCGCCACCGAGGCCCTCGCCCACAATACATCCGCGGTGCCCGAGATGATCCAAGATGTCCACATCCTCGACACCTTGCGTGCACGCACGAAGCGCCTACAAGGCGAACTAGCGATGCATATCCGTAACGCCCGTGAGGGCAAAAGGGTCACGCTGGCGGTTCAGCAAATCGGCCAGGGCCTGGAAGACTTTGACGACCTGCTGACAAACGAAGAAATTTTGGAGAAAATCGAGGCGCTCAGACGCGAACAACAAGTTTTACGCAACAGTAGAGATTAATCTTGCCAATACttaaatttgacaaaagtgAGCCCGAAGGGATTTGAACCCCCAACCTTCCGATCTGGAGTCGGACGCGCTACCGTTGCGCCACAAGCCCTTGCTTGTAGCCTCCTATTTTTGCTTTACAATTGTACTATTATAGCGGTTCCTCATCGGCGAGATGCCGCGCGTCACTAACTTTTGAGCCCGGTGTTGCCATGGAGCTGAAGTCCGAGCAGATTGCTCAAGGCAGGCAGTCGCTCAGTCCTGGAGGCGACCGAACGATATCGCTGCGCGGTAGTTTTGCGTGTCGCACTTACACAGTTCGCTCAGATTTGCGCGTGACTGCCATCGCCAATCTCGGTGTGACCAGGGACGGCTACGATTGCATCGACTTGAGCAACAACGAGATCCGTAAGCTGGACAATATCCCGCTGCTGCCCCGTCTGCGAACGCTGGTATGTTCATGGCCTTCCTTGGCGTCTTCCATGTAGTATAACGGCGCACGGGCGTCAATATATGGTTTTTGCGTTTTATCTAGGTGGTTATGCGACGACAGTAGTCTATCACGCGCTCGCAGGTACTGGCTGGTAACCGCATTAGCAAGATCTCCGACACGCTCGGCGATTCTGTGCCGAATCTGAGTTCATTGGTGCTGGCAGGGAACAACATTGCGCAACTTTCCGACTTGAGTCCGCTTTTCAAGTTGATAAAGCTGGAGCGGGtttcgctgctggacaaccCAGTCATCGCAGTGCCACGCTTCACGGAATACATGGTGTTCCGTCTGCCTTCCTTGCGCTACCTGAACTTTTGCAAGGTCGCTCAGAAGGATCGCCGCTCAGCTGCCGAGTTCTTCCGCACGGAAGAGGGCCTTTCTTTGCTTAGGGAGCACGGTACGTTTCACCGCAGCATTGCAACGTGTGACTATGCGTCAGGTTACGACCCGTTCGCATCGCTCGGCGGCGTCAAAGAGCGCGCTGATGTGCTGGCCATGATGGAGAAGACGACCGATGTCGGTTCGTTGCTGGAACTCGAGAAACGGCTGATGCAACCCGAGTCCGGCGTTCCATCGGCAATATAGTCGCGCGCATCGGTTTAGCCGGCACCGGGCTGCAAACGCATCGCGCTATCGGTCACACACACAGACAGCAACGAATCTGTTCGTTTTAATGTAGTGCGATTCCATGGTCACCTCGTCGGACCTTCGAGGCAGTCGCTGTGGTGTCTTCGGCGGCGGATTCCTGACCGCCTGCGGTGCCCAGCCAGTGGACACATGCCAACGCACCAAGTGTGTGCTGTTTCGTAGCGGCTATGCGTCAAATGGGCGCGTATGACGCTCCTATTTTCGTGCGCGTACTTGGTCTTCGGTGTAGTACTGTACGGCCGTTCCGTGCGCGTCTGCACGGATCCTGGCAACGCGGCATTTCTGCCTAGCGTCGGTGTGAAGAATCGCGGCGACCACGCCCGCGCAGCGTCCCCATTTGACGAGGCGGAGGTGCGGAAGGTCAATCCGCCCcttccgccgccgccgccgcgcgAACCGGCACAGTATGTGCTGGATGACGCGCTGTCAGCGTACCGTTACGCCAACTTCGCCCAGAATGGCCCAACGACGCGCCATTTAGCGTGCCTGCCGTTCACCGAGGTGCGCTACCAAGACAAGGGGTCGCTGGTTCCGTTCCGAGGGGTGGACGAAGTGGTCTCTTGCTACAGTAACAAGCTGGTTACGCTGATAAGCAACTTCCGTGAGTGGACTTGCGCGTTCAACCCGAGCGGCGATGGGTTGTTGGACTTGTCGCTCTACAACCCGCTGAGCACGGGCAGCTACTATGCTGTGGTCTTCTACTGCGCATGGCAGCGTGAGTCCATAGCGCTCAAGCGCGCCATACACCAGCTGGCAGGACGGTATACATTTGCGCGTGACCCGCCTGTCGTTCACGGCAAGAAACCGAAGGAAAAGCTGGACGACCTGCTGACGAGGCTCGACGAGGTGAAGCAGCGCCACGATGAGCTGGTTGCGGAGGCCCGCTCCAGCGGCCTGCCCGATCCGCCACGCCCGCCGCTGGTCGAGCCGGAGCGCGTGACGCTGACCATGCGGTCGCATAATGCAGCGGAGCTGTCGCGGATTTTGGAGGTGCTGCACGACCGCTACAGCTACCGCTGGTGGATGCCGCACGTCGGCAAGCTGAAGTACAACAAGGTGTTCTGCCGCGCGTACAACGAGCTGTACAATACCAGCTACCGGAAGGTGCGTTCCGAGAGTTCGCGCCTTAAATACAAGCTGAGCGACACCGGCCGCCGTGACGTGGAACCGGCGACCAGTACCCAGCGAAGCCCTCAGGTGGACGGTGGTCGCAATTTGACACGCGTGAACCTGATCCTGGTGCGTCTGGCCAACTCGTTGATGCTGTCGAATTCACGACGCGGCCTTCAGCGCatgcgcagcgccgccaAGGGCCACGAAAAGGAGATGCACTTCAAC
It includes:
- a CDS encoding U2 small nuclear ribonucleoprotein A', putative — protein: MELKSEQIAQGRQSLSPGGDRTISLRDLRVTAIANLGVTRDGYDCIDLSNNEIRKLDNIPLLPRLRTLVLAGNRISKISDTLGDSVPNLSSLVLAGNNIAQLSDLSPLFKLIKLERVSLLDNPVIAVPRFTEYMVFRLPSLRYLNFCKVAQKDRRSAAEFFRTEEGLSLLREHGYDPFASLGGVKERADVLAMMEKTTDVGSLLELEKRLMQPESGVPSAI
- a CDS encoding membrane protein, putative, which translates into the protein MTLLFSCAYLVFGVVLYGRSVRVCTDPGNAAFLPSVGVKNRGDHARAASPFDEAEVRKVNPPLPPPPPREPAQYVLDDALSAYRYANFAQNGPTTRHLACLPFTEVRYQDKGSLVPFRGVDEVVSCYSNKLVTLISNFREWTCAFNPSGDGLLDLSLYNPLSTGSYYAVVFYCAWQRESIALKRAIHQLAGRYTFARDPPVVHGKKPKEKLDDLLTRLDEVKQRHDELVAEARSSGLPDPPRPPLVEPERVTLTMRSHNAAELSRILEVLHDRYSYRWWMPHVGKLKYNKVFCRAYNELYNTSYRKVRSESSRLKYKLSDTGRRDVEPATSTQRSPQVDGGRNLTRVNLILVRLANSLMLSNSRRGLQRMRSAAKGHEKEMHFNEIAMRLLLNMGVLYKDMPLICLYKCTNPVDEIAPVFARKSHKALPFSDYPPFYRPDPFEIARGVLYGLPTLRKVSHLAIPSDFACLGGIRGLANLDKPPSVDEILGEVDASLHCDFQRLLQPLEKGEPADASDVDRLAPFLSTLEVLYKLNLRQYIDAQPVPVVYRFLNP